One genomic segment of Pseudomonas chlororaphis subsp. aurantiaca includes these proteins:
- a CDS encoding DUF6708 domain-containing protein: MTISWTWTPADKAEAAPSIGDQYISMEKNVLCLRNPMPADSAFMATMFSATIVITLLLWLWMFCAVINDTPSDEAWVLFIPLLLPLGVSLFLFYRIHLIRSQSNFYFNRHTQKIYYLKGKTLLVGDWAHVKAGVMGRTEFSGRSFSTTTSLVLNAFGTQQDSLQAKQIAKSWAPTYSICIDSNEPSDPRPIFVAQVWEYIRQFMAHGPDKLPVPQEPHWWYAPHNAICLTPRQAFRHYVPWRTGEPGEKQGKKWWLMPLWLVFFPYNFFVALCRWMTCRLLRVHPAAPPQQALEGEPGTSTPIGMTARTVEP, from the coding sequence CCATCAGTTGGACGTGGACACCGGCAGACAAGGCAGAAGCGGCACCGTCTATCGGTGATCAATACATTTCCATGGAAAAAAATGTCTTGTGCCTGCGCAATCCCATGCCTGCGGATTCAGCCTTCATGGCAACGATGTTCTCTGCCACGATAGTCATCACTCTACTGCTGTGGTTATGGATGTTCTGTGCCGTTATCAATGACACGCCATCCGATGAAGCCTGGGTTCTATTCATTCCCCTGCTCTTGCCGCTGGGAGTTTCGTTGTTTCTTTTTTACCGAATCCACTTGATCAGGAGTCAATCGAACTTCTATTTCAATCGCCACACCCAGAAAATCTACTACCTCAAGGGCAAGACCCTGCTTGTCGGTGACTGGGCTCATGTCAAAGCTGGCGTGATGGGTCGAACCGAGTTTTCCGGCCGGTCGTTCAGTACCACTACTTCTTTGGTCCTGAATGCATTCGGTACCCAACAAGACAGCCTGCAAGCCAAACAGATCGCCAAATCCTGGGCGCCCACCTATAGCATCTGCATAGACAGCAATGAACCCAGCGATCCTCGACCGATCTTCGTTGCTCAGGTGTGGGAGTACATTCGTCAGTTCATGGCCCATGGTCCGGATAAGCTGCCCGTTCCTCAAGAGCCCCACTGGTGGTATGCGCCTCATAACGCCATCTGCCTGACACCCCGTCAGGCATTTCGTCACTATGTGCCTTGGCGCACGGGAGAACCGGGGGAAAAGCAGGGCAAGAAATGGTGGCTGATGCCTCTTTGGTTGGTGTTCTTCCCTTACAACTTCTTCGTTGCTCTTTGCCGGTGGATGACCTGCCGCCTGTTGCGCGTACACCCGGCGGCCCCACCACAACAAGCGCTCGAAGGAGAACCTGGTACATCAACGCCCATAGGAATGACTGCCAGGACCGTTGAACCCTAG
- a CDS encoding PAAR domain-containing protein, translated as MKPVVLVGHSHDCPIHGAGTVVSGATSASINGKAVARVGDGISCGAVIQTGSPTEDIEGKTVARQGDTTRHGGTLTEGDSSWMLD; from the coding sequence ATGAAACCAGTCGTACTTGTTGGTCATAGCCATGACTGCCCGATACACGGAGCAGGAACGGTTGTCAGTGGGGCGACAAGTGCCTCTATCAATGGCAAGGCTGTCGCCCGGGTGGGGGATGGCATCAGTTGCGGTGCCGTCATACAAACTGGTTCACCGACAGAGGACATTGAGGGAAAAACGGTTGCCAGGCAAGGAGATACGACCCGTCATGGAGGCACGCTCACCGAAGGCGACAGTAGCTGGATGCTCGACTAG
- a CDS encoding GNAT family N-acetyltransferase gives MEPSPTLYTARLILRPLELADAEAVQQQFAHWEVVRYLNARVPWPYPADGALTYLRDLALPAIERGEEWHWSIRLNSAPEQLIGNVSLMDQTDNNRGFWLAPAWQGQGYMSEASAAVTEYWFEVLGREVMRVPKAAPNLASRRISERGGMRLIRSDEDDFVCGRLPRDIWEITREQWRRLR, from the coding sequence ATGGAGCCGTCCCCCACCCTCTACACCGCACGCCTGATCCTGCGCCCGCTGGAGCTGGCCGATGCCGAGGCTGTCCAGCAGCAGTTTGCGCACTGGGAAGTGGTGCGTTATCTCAATGCGCGGGTGCCCTGGCCCTACCCTGCCGATGGCGCCCTGACGTATCTGCGCGACCTGGCGCTGCCGGCCATCGAGCGCGGTGAGGAATGGCACTGGTCGATCCGCCTGAACAGCGCGCCGGAGCAACTGATCGGTAATGTCAGCCTGATGGACCAGACCGATAACAATCGCGGCTTCTGGCTGGCTCCGGCGTGGCAGGGCCAGGGCTACATGAGCGAGGCCAGCGCGGCGGTCACCGAGTACTGGTTCGAAGTGTTGGGGCGCGAGGTGATGCGGGTGCCCAAGGCCGCGCCGAACCTGGCCTCGCGGCGGATTTCCGAGCGCGGCGGCATGCGCTTGATCCGCAGTGACGAAGACGACTTTGTCTGCGGGCGATTGCCCCGTGATATCTGGGAAATCACCCGCGAGCAATGGCGTCGTCTCAGATGA
- a CDS encoding carbon-nitrogen hydrolase family protein produces MSKSVVAALQIGSLPGGKADTLEQILSYEDAIIEAGAQLVVMPEALLGGYPKGEGFGTQLGYRLPEGREAFARYFANAVEVPGAETEALAGLAARTGANLVLGVIERAGSTLYCTALYFDPQHGLVGKHRKLMPTGTERLIWGKGDGSTLPVLDTQVGRVGAVICWENMMPLLRTAMYAKGVDVWCAPTVDEREMWQVSMRHIAHEGRCFVVSACQVQASPQELGLEIANWPAERPLIAGGSVIVGPMGEVLAGPLVGRAGLLTAQIDTAELVRARYDYDVVGHYARPDVFELTVDERAKAGVRFI; encoded by the coding sequence ATGTCCAAGTCCGTTGTCGCCGCGTTGCAGATCGGCTCCCTGCCAGGGGGCAAGGCCGATACCCTGGAGCAGATCCTGTCCTATGAGGACGCCATCATCGAGGCCGGCGCGCAGCTGGTGGTGATGCCCGAAGCCTTGCTCGGCGGCTACCCCAAAGGAGAAGGCTTCGGCACCCAGCTCGGCTATCGCCTGCCGGAAGGCCGCGAGGCCTTTGCCCGCTATTTCGCCAACGCCGTCGAGGTGCCGGGCGCGGAGACCGAGGCCCTGGCCGGCCTGGCGGCGCGCACCGGGGCCAACCTGGTGCTGGGGGTGATCGAGCGCGCCGGCAGTACCCTGTATTGCACGGCGCTGTATTTCGACCCGCAGCATGGCCTGGTGGGCAAGCACCGCAAGCTGATGCCGACCGGCACCGAGCGGCTGATCTGGGGCAAGGGCGACGGTTCGACCCTGCCGGTGCTGGACACCCAGGTCGGCCGGGTCGGCGCGGTGATCTGCTGGGAAAACATGATGCCGTTGCTGCGCACCGCGATGTACGCCAAGGGCGTGGACGTCTGGTGCGCGCCGACCGTGGACGAGCGCGAGATGTGGCAGGTCAGCATGCGCCACATCGCCCATGAAGGCCGCTGCTTCGTGGTCAGCGCCTGCCAGGTGCAGGCGTCACCCCAGGAGCTGGGGCTGGAGATCGCCAACTGGCCGGCCGAGCGCCCGCTGATTGCCGGCGGCAGTGTGATTGTCGGACCCATGGGCGAGGTGCTGGCCGGGCCGCTGGTGGGCCGTGCCGGCCTGCTGACGGCGCAGATCGACACCGCCGAGCTGGTGCGGGCGCGCTACGACTACGACGTGGTCGGCCACTATGCGCGCCCGGATGTGTTCGAGCTGACGGTGGACGAACGGGCCAAGGCCGGCGTGCGTTTCATCTGA
- a CDS encoding LysR family transcriptional regulator: MNQMNIAQVDLNLLKAFEALHDESSASRAALRLGVTQSAMSAALRRLRELYGDQLFVRTGRGLAPTLRANQLKPVISEALNKCRQSLAMVDPHASHYQGRSVAIGLSDDFEIAYGRRLIEEVARRAPKLRLIFRQSHSQIVGEALLQRSIDLAISAGGFAERMLSRQVLGEGSYLCLADPASLRPGQQAIDLDEFVAREHVLVSSQGFIGITDEGLAALGLSRQVCASTTHFAALPHLLKGSQAVATIPAHAARSIAELTGLALLPCPLDLPRYPIELGWRTSAQIDPVVLKVREAIVASFELTCSPPSGD, encoded by the coding sequence ATGAACCAGATGAATATCGCCCAGGTCGATCTCAACCTGCTCAAGGCCTTCGAAGCCCTGCACGACGAATCCAGCGCCAGTCGCGCCGCCCTGCGCCTGGGTGTCACCCAGTCGGCCATGAGCGCGGCGCTGCGGCGCCTGCGCGAGCTGTACGGCGATCAGTTGTTCGTGCGCACCGGGCGCGGCCTGGCGCCGACCCTGCGGGCCAACCAGCTCAAGCCGGTGATCAGCGAGGCCCTGAACAAATGCCGGCAGAGCCTGGCCATGGTCGATCCCCATGCCAGCCATTATCAGGGCCGCTCGGTGGCGATCGGGCTGTCGGACGATTTCGAGATTGCCTACGGCCGGCGCCTGATCGAGGAAGTCGCCCGGCGGGCGCCGAAACTGCGCCTGATCTTTCGCCAGAGCCACAGCCAGATCGTCGGCGAGGCGCTGTTGCAGCGCAGCATCGACCTGGCCATCAGCGCCGGCGGTTTCGCCGAACGCATGCTCAGCCGCCAGGTATTGGGGGAAGGCAGTTATCTGTGCCTGGCGGACCCGGCGAGCCTGAGGCCCGGACAGCAGGCCATCGACCTCGACGAGTTCGTCGCCCGCGAGCATGTGCTGGTATCGTCGCAAGGGTTTATCGGGATTACCGACGAGGGTCTGGCGGCCCTGGGCCTGAGTCGCCAAGTCTGCGCCTCGACCACGCATTTTGCCGCGCTGCCCCATCTGCTCAAGGGCAGCCAGGCGGTGGCGACCATTCCGGCCCACGCCGCGCGGAGCATCGCCGAACTGACCGGGCTGGCGCTGCTGCCCTGCCCGCTGGACCTGCCGCGCTACCCGATCGAGCTGGGCTGGCGCACCAGCGCGCAGATCGATCCGGTGGTGCTGAAAGTGCGGGAGGCGATCGTCGCCAGCTTCGAACTTACTTGTTCGCCGCCATCAGGCGATTGA
- a CDS encoding DUF883 family protein has product MARKTAAQAADEQIKDQEFSELQALIEESEKLLKSSASLIGEEGENLRQQVGLKLKQALDSVSSVRERSKPVVDATEQYIGGHPWQTVAISAGVGLVVGLLLGRRS; this is encoded by the coding sequence ATGGCTCGTAAAACTGCTGCGCAAGCGGCTGACGAACAAATCAAGGACCAGGAATTCAGCGAGCTTCAGGCGTTGATCGAAGAATCGGAAAAGCTTCTGAAAAGCAGCGCATCGCTGATCGGTGAGGAAGGCGAAAACCTGCGCCAGCAGGTCGGGTTGAAACTCAAGCAGGCGCTGGACTCGGTGTCCAGCGTGCGCGAGCGCAGCAAGCCGGTGGTGGACGCTACCGAGCAGTACATCGGCGGCCATCCGTGGCAGACCGTGGCCATCTCCGCCGGCGTCGGCCTGGTGGTGGGCCTGCTGCTGGGGCGTCGCTCGTAA
- a CDS encoding Ldh family oxidoreductase: MSVSPPAVETPQEHLSLEALVTLLETIFLRHGTSAEVARCLAQNCAAAECDGAHSHGVFRIPGYVSTLNSGWVNGKAVPVVEDVAPAFVRVDACNGFAQPALAAARALLVEKVRHAGIAILAIRNSHHFAALWPDVEPFAAEGLVALSVVNSMTCVVPHGADRPLFGTNPIAFAAPQAAGDPIVFDLATSAIAHGDVQIAARKGERLPSGMGVDGLGQPTDDPKAILEGGALLPFGGHKGSALSMMVELLAAALTGGHFSFEFDWSNHPGAKTPWTGQLLIVIDPSKGAGQNFAERSQELIRQMHGVGLKRLPGDRRHRQREKSLREGIALDAAELKQLRELAGL, from the coding sequence ATGTCTGTATCGCCCCCAGCTGTTGAAACACCGCAGGAACACCTGTCGCTCGAGGCGCTGGTGACGCTGCTGGAAACGATCTTCCTGCGCCATGGCACCAGCGCCGAAGTGGCGCGTTGCCTGGCGCAGAACTGTGCCGCTGCCGAATGCGACGGCGCCCACAGTCATGGCGTGTTCCGTATTCCCGGCTACGTGTCGACCCTCAACAGCGGCTGGGTCAACGGCAAGGCCGTGCCGGTGGTCGAAGACGTGGCCCCGGCCTTTGTCCGGGTCGATGCGTGTAACGGTTTTGCCCAACCGGCGCTGGCAGCGGCGCGCGCGCTGCTGGTGGAGAAAGTGCGCCACGCCGGGATCGCCATTCTGGCCATCCGCAATTCCCATCACTTCGCCGCGCTGTGGCCGGACGTCGAGCCATTCGCCGCGGAAGGGCTGGTCGCCCTGAGCGTGGTCAACAGCATGACCTGCGTGGTGCCCCACGGCGCCGATCGGCCGTTGTTCGGCACCAACCCGATTGCCTTCGCCGCGCCCCAGGCCGCTGGCGATCCCATCGTCTTCGACCTGGCCACCAGCGCCATCGCCCATGGCGACGTGCAGATCGCCGCGCGCAAGGGCGAGCGCCTGCCGTCGGGCATGGGCGTGGACGGCCTCGGCCAGCCCACCGACGACCCGAAAGCCATTCTCGAAGGCGGCGCGCTGCTGCCGTTCGGGGGGCACAAGGGCTCGGCGCTGTCGATGATGGTCGAGTTGCTGGCGGCGGCGCTGACCGGCGGCCATTTCTCGTTCGAGTTCGACTGGTCCAACCATCCAGGCGCGAAGACGCCCTGGACCGGCCAGTTGCTGATCGTCATCGATCCGAGCAAGGGCGCCGGGCAGAATTTCGCCGAGCGCAGCCAGGAGCTGATCCGGCAGATGCACGGCGTAGGGCTCAAGCGCCTGCCGGGGGATCGGCGGCATCGCCAGCGGGAAAAGTCCCTGCGCGAGGGGATTGCCCTGGACGCCGCGGAACTCAAGCAGCTGCGGGAGCTGGCCGGGCTTTAA
- a CDS encoding FecR family protein: MSEQHLTEAEYDAITDAAAQWCMRLHAADCTAAERQAFEQWRDAHPLHAVEYEAMQEIWEVADHLPRPLATTVQPLPAPRKSWRAYGMAAAISALALPLAAYSGWTLGWLPSSYEHFQADGSMRQVTLADGSQVELNLGTELTYSNYKDQRRVTLKKGEAFFKVSHDSSHPFVVKAASGEVRVTGTQFNVWMYEDQVRVTLLEGSVLVNSDNSHPDGSFRLDPGMQARYRQGDHQPQISQSDANDSSLAWRQGKLVLDNLALGEALPLINRYLSRPVMLADSATGNIRVGGIYDVTAVKSLVTTLPKVLPVYLTRNQDGNPVINSLPGTTPKS, from the coding sequence ATGAGCGAACAGCACCTTACAGAAGCCGAATACGACGCCATCACCGATGCCGCCGCGCAGTGGTGCATGCGTCTGCATGCCGCGGACTGTACGGCCGCCGAACGCCAGGCCTTCGAGCAATGGCGCGACGCCCACCCGCTGCATGCCGTCGAATACGAAGCGATGCAGGAAATCTGGGAAGTCGCCGACCATCTGCCACGTCCGCTAGCCACCACCGTCCAGCCCTTGCCGGCGCCGCGCAAATCCTGGCGCGCCTATGGCATGGCCGCGGCGATCAGTGCCCTGGCCCTGCCCCTGGCCGCCTATAGCGGCTGGACCCTGGGCTGGCTGCCCTCCTCCTACGAACATTTCCAGGCCGACGGCAGCATGCGCCAGGTGACCCTGGCCGATGGCAGCCAGGTCGAACTCAACCTGGGCACCGAGCTGACCTACAGCAACTACAAGGATCAGCGCCGGGTCACCCTGAAAAAAGGCGAAGCTTTCTTCAAGGTCAGCCATGACAGCAGCCACCCGTTCGTGGTCAAGGCCGCCAGCGGCGAGGTCCGGGTCACCGGCACCCAGTTCAACGTCTGGATGTACGAGGATCAGGTACGGGTCACCCTGCTCGAGGGTTCGGTGCTGGTGAACAGCGACAACAGCCACCCCGATGGCAGCTTCCGTCTCGATCCGGGCATGCAGGCGCGTTATCGTCAGGGCGATCACCAACCGCAGATCAGCCAGAGCGATGCCAACGACAGCTCGCTGGCCTGGCGCCAGGGCAAGCTGGTGCTGGACAACCTGGCCCTCGGCGAGGCCCTGCCGCTGATCAACCGCTACCTCAGCAGGCCGGTGATGCTGGCCGACAGCGCCACGGGCAACATTCGTGTCGGCGGCATCTACGACGTCACCGCAGTCAAGAGCCTGGTGACCACGCTGCCCAAGGTATTGCCGGTGTACCTGACCCGCAACCAGGACGGCAACCCGGTCATCAATTCACTGCCAGGCACCACGCCAAAAAGCTGA
- the pvdQ gene encoding bifunctional acylase PvdQ — protein sequence MIISSQLPRFCLAGLFLGLSLAAQGREVQSGEASADIRRTGFGVPHIRAADERGLGYGIGYAYAQDNLCLLANEVLTVNGERSKYFGPQQQTVEQRENLTSDLFFNWLNTPQAVFGFWQAQTPQVRQLIEGYVAGYNRSLAERRAQGLPEQCQGDWVRPLTALDLVKLTRRLLVEGGVGQFAEALVGATPPSATAQLKQSAQVFAQADARGQRFALDRGSNAVAVGRERSFNGRGMLLANPHFPWVGGMRFYQMHLTIPGQLDVMGAALPGLPMINIGFSQHLAWTHTVDTSKHFTLYRLQLDPKDPTRYLLDGKSLPLDKQTLSIKVKGEDGQLTTVSHRVYSSQFGPLVQWPGKLDWDNRFAYSLRDANLENDRVLQQWYAMNQARSLKELQTSVHQLQGIPWVNTLAVDDRGQTLYMNQSVVPNVSAEKLARCSDPRIGTQLIILDGSRAACAWDIDPSAAQQGIYPASQLPQLLRSDYVQNSNDSAWMVNPAAPLQGFSPLISQQDLPLGQRARFALNRLIGTGQAEPLSAADLKHMVMDDQVYQAGQVMPDLLQFCAADLGSDAQALAPLCASLKAWDRSANLQSGLGLVHFQNVMEQLEAVDDLWRVPFDTRDPQHTPRGLAIDRPQVAKSLREAMLASVQQVAESGLKADSRWGDIQVVSSGGRQTPIHGGPASLGVYNAIQSVPTADGKREVVSGTSYLQVVTFDDQGPHAQGLLAFSLSSDPASPHSRDQTEAFSKKQWSVLPFTEQQIQADPQYRLQVIHEVDDRLRKLATQ from the coding sequence GTGATTATTTCCAGCCAATTGCCCAGGTTTTGCCTTGCGGGTTTGTTTCTCGGGTTGAGCCTGGCGGCTCAGGGACGTGAGGTGCAGAGCGGCGAGGCGAGTGCCGATATTCGCCGTACCGGTTTTGGCGTCCCGCATATTCGCGCCGCCGACGAACGCGGGCTGGGTTACGGCATCGGCTATGCCTACGCCCAGGACAACCTGTGCCTGCTGGCCAACGAAGTGCTGACGGTCAATGGCGAGCGTTCCAAATACTTCGGCCCGCAGCAACAGACCGTCGAACAACGGGAAAACCTCACCAGCGACCTGTTCTTCAACTGGCTGAACACGCCCCAGGCGGTGTTCGGCTTCTGGCAGGCGCAGACGCCGCAGGTGCGGCAACTGATCGAAGGTTATGTCGCCGGCTATAACCGCTCCCTGGCCGAGCGCCGGGCCCAGGGCCTGCCCGAGCAGTGCCAGGGTGACTGGGTACGGCCGTTGACCGCCCTGGACCTGGTCAAGCTGACCCGCCGGCTGCTAGTGGAAGGCGGCGTCGGCCAGTTCGCCGAAGCCCTGGTGGGCGCGACACCGCCATCCGCCACGGCGCAGCTGAAGCAATCGGCCCAGGTCTTCGCCCAGGCGGATGCCCGCGGCCAGCGTTTCGCCCTGGACCGGGGCAGCAACGCGGTGGCCGTGGGGCGCGAGCGCTCGTTCAATGGCCGCGGCATGCTGCTGGCCAACCCGCATTTCCCGTGGGTGGGTGGCATGCGCTTCTACCAGATGCACCTGACCATTCCCGGCCAGCTGGATGTCATGGGCGCCGCCTTGCCCGGCCTGCCGATGATCAATATCGGTTTCAGCCAGCATCTGGCCTGGACCCATACGGTGGACACCTCCAAGCATTTCACCTTGTACCGCCTGCAACTGGACCCCAAGGATCCGACCCGCTACCTGCTCGACGGCAAGTCCCTGCCGCTGGACAAACAGACGCTCAGCATCAAGGTGAAGGGCGAGGACGGCCAGCTCACCACCGTCAGCCACAGGGTCTACAGCTCACAGTTCGGCCCGCTGGTGCAATGGCCCGGCAAGCTGGACTGGGACAACCGCTTCGCCTACAGCCTGCGCGACGCGAATCTGGAAAACGACCGGGTGCTGCAACAGTGGTACGCGATGAACCAGGCCCGCAGCCTCAAGGAGCTGCAAACCTCGGTGCATCAACTGCAGGGCATTCCCTGGGTCAATACCCTGGCGGTGGATGACCGGGGCCAGACCCTGTACATGAACCAGTCGGTGGTGCCCAACGTCAGCGCGGAAAAACTCGCGCGCTGCAGCGACCCGCGGATCGGCACCCAACTGATCATTCTCGACGGTTCCCGCGCGGCCTGCGCCTGGGACATCGACCCTTCCGCCGCGCAACAGGGCATCTACCCGGCCAGCCAGCTGCCGCAGCTGCTGCGCAGCGATTACGTGCAAAACTCCAACGACTCGGCGTGGATGGTCAACCCGGCCGCGCCGCTGCAGGGCTTCTCGCCGCTGATCAGCCAGCAGGACCTGCCGCTTGGACAGCGCGCGCGTTTTGCCCTGAATCGCTTGATCGGCACGGGCCAGGCCGAGCCGCTCAGCGCCGCCGACCTCAAGCACATGGTGATGGACGATCAGGTGTACCAGGCGGGGCAGGTGATGCCGGACCTGCTGCAGTTCTGTGCCGCCGACCTGGGCAGCGATGCCCAGGCCCTGGCGCCGCTGTGTGCCAGCCTCAAGGCCTGGGACCGCAGCGCCAACCTACAAAGCGGATTGGGCCTGGTGCATTTCCAGAACGTCATGGAACAGCTGGAGGCGGTCGACGACCTCTGGCGCGTGCCCTTCGATACCCGGGACCCGCAGCACACACCGCGCGGCCTGGCGATCGACCGGCCCCAGGTGGCCAAGTCGCTGCGCGAGGCGATGCTGGCCTCGGTGCAACAGGTGGCCGAATCGGGCCTGAAGGCCGACAGCCGTTGGGGCGATATCCAGGTGGTCAGCAGCGGCGGCCGGCAGACGCCGATTCATGGCGGCCCGGCCAGCCTGGGCGTGTACAACGCGATCCAGAGCGTCCCCACAGCCGATGGCAAGCGTGAGGTGGTCAGCGGCACCAGCTACCTGCAAGTGGTGACCTTCGATGACCAGGGCCCGCATGCCCAGGGCCTGCTGGCGTTTTCCCTGTCCAGCGACCCGGCGTCGCCGCACTCGCGGGACCAGACCGAGGCGTTCTCGAAGAAGCAGTGGAGTGTGTTGCCGTTCACCGAACAGCAGATCCAGGCGGACCCGCAGTACCGCTTGCAGGTGATTCACGAAGTGGACGATCGGTTGCGCAAGCTCGCGACCCAGTAA
- a CDS encoding fe2+ zn2+ uptake regulation protein, translating to MYDPQLPMDGHTAQPASSLNASAGVFGKQAERNRNERIRHLLKSFGLRTSLIRLKVIDALLQAAESQRALGVRGIHSHLLDLDIPLSFLSVREVLKRLCSEGVITLNADKSFSLHQQAEAILDGRD from the coding sequence ATGTACGACCCGCAACTGCCAATGGATGGCCACACCGCGCAACCCGCGTCCTCCCTGAACGCCAGCGCCGGTGTCTTCGGCAAGCAAGCCGAGCGCAACCGCAACGAACGCATCAGGCACCTGCTCAAGAGCTTCGGCCTGCGCACCAGCCTGATTCGCCTGAAAGTCATCGATGCCTTGCTGCAGGCAGCCGAAAGCCAGCGCGCCCTGGGGGTGCGTGGTATTCACAGTCATTTGCTGGATCTGGATATCCCGCTGTCGTTCCTCAGCGTGCGCGAGGTGTTGAAGCGGCTGTGCAGCGAAGGCGTGATCACCCTCAATGCAGACAAGAGCTTCAGCCTGCATCAACAGGCTGAAGCCATACTCGACGGCCGCGACTGA
- a CDS encoding LysR family transcriptional regulator, translating into MDRFNAMRVFTRIVDLGGFAKAADSLQMPRASVTVLIKQLEAHLGVQLLLRTTRQVTPTLDGAAYYQRCVQLLADLEETEAVFSVARHNPRGTLRIDMPAGIGRLVVIPALPAFSERYPLIDLEIGLNDRPVDLIREGVDCVLRGGLCLDESLVARPLLLMEQVTCASPAYLRQRGVPQSLDELAGHRMIEYFSSVSGKRYGLEFEVQGQVLLPELPKQVSVNSADGYLAACEAGYGLVQTPYYHVAQQLAEGRLIEVLRHIPPPRLPLSALYPPHRHLSTRVRVFVDWLVELFAQPGIHNTRLA; encoded by the coding sequence ATGGACCGTTTTAATGCCATGCGTGTGTTCACTCGCATTGTCGACCTCGGCGGTTTCGCCAAGGCCGCCGACAGCCTGCAGATGCCCCGGGCTTCGGTGACGGTGCTGATCAAGCAGCTGGAAGCGCATCTGGGCGTGCAACTGCTGCTGCGCACCACCCGCCAGGTCACGCCGACCCTGGACGGCGCGGCCTATTACCAGCGTTGCGTGCAGCTGTTGGCCGACCTCGAGGAAACCGAAGCGGTGTTTTCCGTCGCGCGCCACAACCCGCGCGGCACCTTGCGCATCGACATGCCGGCGGGGATCGGGCGGCTGGTGGTGATCCCGGCGTTGCCGGCATTCTCCGAGCGCTACCCGTTGATTGACCTGGAAATCGGCCTCAACGACCGGCCGGTGGACCTGATCCGCGAAGGGGTGGACTGCGTGTTGCGCGGCGGCCTGTGCCTCGACGAATCGCTGGTGGCCCGACCGTTGCTGTTGATGGAGCAGGTGACCTGCGCCAGTCCGGCTTATCTGCGCCAGCGCGGTGTGCCGCAGAGCCTGGACGAACTGGCCGGGCATCGGATGATCGAGTATTTCTCCAGCGTCAGCGGCAAGCGTTATGGCCTGGAGTTCGAGGTGCAGGGCCAGGTGCTGTTGCCGGAGCTGCCCAAGCAGGTGTCGGTCAACAGCGCCGATGGTTACCTGGCCGCCTGCGAGGCCGGCTACGGTCTGGTGCAGACGCCTTACTACCATGTCGCCCAGCAGTTGGCCGAAGGCCGGCTGATCGAGGTGCTCAGGCACATCCCGCCGCCCCGGTTGCCGTTGAGCGCGCTGTACCCGCCGCATCGACACCTGTCGACGCGGGTCAGGGTGTTCGTCGACTGGCTGGTGGAGTTGTTCGCCCAGCCGGGGATTCACAACACTCGACTGGCGTAG
- a CDS encoding aldo/keto reductase → MQTRQLGKNGPQVSAIGLGCMGMTDFYTTGTDTREATATLHRALELGINLLDTADMYGPHSNEILIGQAIHGKREQVFLASKFGIVRDPGDPAARGVNGRPDYIHQAIEGTLQRLGVETLDLYYQHRIDPDVAIEETVGAMAELVQAGKVRYLGLSEASAATLERAHKVHPISALQSEYSLWSRDQEDNGCLAACQRLGIAFVPYSPLGRGFLTGALKSPEDFAADDYRRFSPRFQGENFTKNLLLVEQVKQLAAAKGITTGQLALAWVLAQGDYLIPIPGTKQRKYLEENVAALQVRLSTDELQALERIFSPDATASERYPQAVMALLDR, encoded by the coding sequence ATGCAAACCCGTCAACTGGGCAAGAACGGCCCGCAGGTGTCCGCCATCGGCCTTGGCTGCATGGGCATGACCGACTTCTACACCACCGGCACCGATACCAGGGAGGCCACCGCCACCTTGCATCGCGCCCTGGAGCTGGGGATCAACCTGCTGGATACCGCCGACATGTACGGGCCCCACAGCAACGAAATCCTGATCGGCCAGGCGATCCACGGCAAACGCGAGCAGGTGTTCCTGGCCAGCAAGTTCGGCATCGTCCGCGACCCCGGCGACCCGGCGGCACGCGGGGTGAACGGCCGCCCCGACTACATTCACCAGGCGATCGAGGGCACCCTGCAGCGCCTGGGCGTGGAAACCCTGGACCTGTATTACCAGCACCGCATCGACCCGGACGTGGCCATCGAGGAAACCGTCGGCGCCATGGCCGAGCTGGTGCAGGCCGGCAAGGTCCGCTACCTGGGGCTCAGTGAAGCCTCGGCGGCGACGCTGGAACGGGCCCACAAGGTGCACCCGATCAGCGCCCTGCAAAGCGAATATTCGTTGTGGAGCCGCGACCAGGAAGACAACGGCTGCCTCGCGGCCTGCCAGCGCCTGGGCATCGCCTTTGTGCCCTACAGCCCGCTGGGGCGAGGCTTTCTCACCGGCGCCCTGAAGAGCCCGGAAGATTTCGCCGCCGACGACTACCGGCGTTTCAGCCCACGCTTCCAGGGAGAGAACTTCACGAAGAACCTGCTGCTGGTGGAACAGGTCAAGCAACTCGCGGCCGCCAAGGGCATCACCACCGGGCAACTGGCCCTGGCCTGGGTGCTGGCGCAGGGCGATTACCTGATCCCGATTCCGGGCACCAAGCAACGCAAGTACCTGGAGGAAAACGTCGCCGCGCTGCAAGTCCGCCTCTCCACCGATGAACTGCAGGCCCTGGAGCGGATCTTCAGCCCCGACGCCACCGCCAGCGAGCGTTACCCGCAAGCGGTGATGGCCCTGCTCGACCGGTAG